The proteins below are encoded in one region of Metabacillus dongyingensis:
- the def gene encoding peptide deformylase: MAIKPIVLHPADVLEQECEPVTNFDRKLSKLLKDMYDTMIELDGVGLAAPQVGIPIQAAVVDIDDHHGTIELINPVIIEKRGSQSGPEGCLSFPGLYGEVERSDFVKVRAQNRKGKPFVIEANGFLARAIQHEIDHLHGILFTAKVKKYLKEEELEELEG; this comes from the coding sequence TTGGCTATAAAACCAATTGTCTTGCACCCGGCAGATGTGCTGGAGCAAGAATGCGAACCTGTCACCAACTTTGACAGAAAGCTGTCAAAGTTGTTAAAAGATATGTATGATACAATGATTGAACTTGACGGAGTGGGTCTTGCAGCTCCTCAAGTTGGTATACCCATTCAAGCAGCTGTTGTTGACATAGATGACCATCATGGAACAATCGAACTGATTAATCCCGTTATTATAGAAAAGCGCGGTTCTCAGTCAGGACCTGAAGGCTGCTTAAGCTTCCCGGGATTATATGGAGAAGTTGAGCGCAGCGATTTTGTTAAAGTCAGAGCTCAAAATCGAAAAGGCAAACCATTTGTCATAGAAGCAAATGGTTTTTTAGCTAGAGCGATCCAGCATGAAATCGATCACCTGCATGGAATCCTGTTTACTGCAAAGGTGAAAAAATACCTAAAAGAAGAAGAGTTAGAAGAATTGGAAGGATGA
- the fmt gene encoding methionyl-tRNA formyltransferase, producing MTRIVFMGTPDFSVPVLKRLVAEGYEVVGVVTQPDRPKGRKKTLTPPPVKVEAEKQNIPVLQPEKIRDKKELEQVLALKPDLVVTAAFGQILPNELLEAPQFGCINVHASLLPELRGGAPIHYSILQGKKKTGITIMYMVEKLDAGDILTQAEVTIEERDHVGTLHDKLSAAGADLLAETLPALLEGKLTPRKQDNEKATFASNIKREQEKIDWTKSGQEIYDHIRGLHPWPVAYTHLNGQAVKIWWGEKMPNKNAAAPGTVIGIDSDGIVVATGDSTAIKITELQPSGKKKMSGEDFLRGTQMQAGEKLGEQNEENK from the coding sequence ATGACAAGAATTGTTTTTATGGGAACGCCGGATTTTTCTGTTCCTGTTTTAAAAAGACTGGTGGCAGAAGGCTATGAAGTTGTTGGGGTTGTAACTCAGCCTGATCGTCCTAAAGGCCGTAAAAAAACGTTAACACCTCCTCCTGTAAAAGTAGAAGCGGAAAAACAAAATATTCCTGTGCTTCAGCCGGAAAAAATCAGAGATAAAAAAGAGCTTGAGCAAGTGCTTGCTCTTAAACCGGACCTGGTCGTAACTGCTGCATTCGGTCAAATTCTGCCGAATGAATTATTAGAAGCGCCGCAGTTCGGCTGCATTAATGTTCATGCATCATTGCTTCCTGAGCTGAGAGGCGGTGCGCCTATTCATTATTCAATCCTTCAGGGCAAAAAGAAAACGGGCATCACAATCATGTACATGGTTGAAAAACTAGATGCCGGTGATATCCTGACTCAGGCAGAGGTGACAATTGAAGAGCGTGATCATGTAGGCACTCTTCATGATAAATTGAGTGCTGCCGGGGCTGATCTTTTGGCAGAAACGCTGCCTGCACTGCTTGAAGGAAAACTGACTCCCCGCAAGCAGGATAATGAAAAAGCAACATTCGCATCAAATATTAAGCGAGAACAAGAGAAAATTGACTGGACGAAAAGCGGTCAGGAAATCTATGACCACATCCGCGGTCTCCATCCATGGCCGGTTGCCTATACCCACTTAAATGGCCAAGCAGTAAAGATCTGGTGGGGTGAAAAAATGCCAAATAAAAATGCAGCAGCACCAGGTACAGTAATTGGAATCGATTCTGATGGCATTGTTGTGGCAACTGGAGACAGCACGGCAATCAAAATTACAGAGCTGCAGCCATCCGGGAAGAAAAAGATGAGCGGAGAAGATTTTTTGAGAGGCACGCAAATGCAAGCAGGAGAAAAGTTGGGAGAACAAAATGAAGAAAACAAATAA